A region from the Sphingomonas sp. S2-65 genome encodes:
- the purL gene encoding phosphoribosylformylglycinamidine synthase subunit PurL, with protein sequence MTQITPETVAEHGLSPEEYERVLKAMGREPNLTELGIFSVMWSEHCSYKSSRIHLKKLPTTGPQVICGPGENAGVIDIGDNQAAIFKMESHNHPSYIEPYQGAATGVGGILRDVFTMGARPIANMNALRFGRPDHPKMRHLIAGVVHGIGGYGNCVGVPTVGGEVNFHPAYDGNILVNAMTVGVADQDKIFYSAASGIGNPIVYVGSKTGRDGIHGATMASADFGEDSDEKRPTVQVGDPFTEKLLIEACLELMASDAIVAIQDMGAAGLTSSSVEMASKGGVGIELVMDDVPQREAGMTPYEMMLSESQERMLMVLKPGREDFAEAIFRKWELDFAVIGHVTDTGRMVLKWKGETVADIPLAPLADEAPLYDRPHVPTPKPAELTDVPESIDPAADLLKLMGSPDIASRRWIWEQYDHMVGADTVQRPGGDAAVVRVHGTQKALAMTTDCTPRYCFVDPVEGGKQAVAEAYRNLSAVGATPLAVTNCLNFANPQRPEIMGQIVGCLEGMSEACRTLDFPIVSGNVSLYNESKATGGGSAILPTPAIGGVGLLKDWQKNCTIGFKGTGDIVIALGERAGHLGQSIWLREIHGREEGPPPEVDLMMERRVGAFVRSAISTGCITACHDVADGGLAVALAEMALASNIGVIIDQPQPFGIAGSLFGEDQGLYVVTVKDEALADFLVAADKAGLVADPIGRTIANRLIFELEEGDFCVSIADLRAAHEGFFPALMGEDAALV encoded by the coding sequence ATGACTCAGATCACCCCAGAGACCGTCGCCGAGCACGGCCTTTCCCCCGAGGAATATGAGCGCGTCCTGAAGGCGATGGGCCGCGAGCCCAATCTGACCGAGCTGGGCATCTTCTCGGTGATGTGGTCCGAGCATTGCAGCTACAAGTCGAGCCGCATCCATTTGAAGAAGCTGCCGACCACCGGTCCGCAGGTCATCTGCGGTCCCGGCGAGAATGCCGGCGTGATCGACATCGGCGACAACCAGGCCGCCATCTTCAAGATGGAGAGCCACAACCACCCGAGCTACATCGAGCCCTATCAGGGCGCGGCGACCGGCGTCGGCGGCATCCTGCGCGACGTGTTCACCATGGGCGCGCGCCCGATCGCCAACATGAACGCGCTGCGTTTCGGCCGTCCCGACCATCCCAAGATGCGCCACCTGATCGCCGGCGTCGTCCATGGCATCGGTGGCTATGGCAATTGCGTCGGCGTGCCGACCGTCGGCGGCGAAGTGAACTTCCACCCGGCCTATGACGGCAACATCCTGGTCAACGCGATGACCGTGGGCGTCGCCGATCAGGACAAGATCTTCTATTCCGCCGCGTCGGGCATCGGCAATCCGATCGTCTATGTCGGCTCGAAGACCGGCCGCGACGGCATCCACGGCGCGACCATGGCCTCGGCCGATTTCGGCGAGGACAGCGACGAGAAGCGTCCCACCGTCCAGGTTGGCGATCCCTTCACCGAGAAGCTGCTGATCGAAGCGTGCCTGGAGCTGATGGCCTCCGACGCGATCGTCGCGATCCAGGACATGGGCGCGGCCGGCCTCACCTCTTCCTCCGTCGAGATGGCGTCGAAGGGCGGCGTCGGCATCGAACTGGTGATGGACGACGTGCCCCAGCGCGAAGCGGGCATGACGCCCTATGAAATGATGCTGTCGGAGAGCCAGGAGCGCATGCTCATGGTGTTGAAGCCCGGCCGCGAGGATTTCGCCGAGGCGATCTTCCGCAAATGGGAGCTCGACTTCGCGGTGATCGGCCATGTCACCGATACCGGCCGCATGGTGCTCAAGTGGAAGGGCGAGACCGTCGCCGACATTCCGCTCGCCCCGCTGGCCGACGAAGCGCCGCTTTACGACCGCCCGCATGTGCCTACGCCCAAGCCGGCCGAGCTTACCGACGTGCCCGAGAGCATCGACCCCGCTGCCGACCTGCTCAAGCTGATGGGCTCGCCCGACATCGCCAGCCGCCGGTGGATCTGGGAACAGTATGACCACATGGTCGGCGCCGACACCGTGCAGCGCCCGGGCGGCGATGCCGCAGTGGTTCGCGTCCACGGCACGCAAAAGGCGCTGGCGATGACCACCGACTGCACGCCGCGCTATTGCTTCGTAGACCCGGTCGAGGGCGGCAAGCAGGCGGTGGCCGAGGCGTATCGCAACCTCTCCGCGGTCGGCGCCACGCCGCTCGCGGTGACCAACTGCCTCAACTTCGCGAACCCGCAGCGCCCCGAGATCATGGGCCAGATCGTCGGCTGCCTGGAAGGCATGTCGGAGGCGTGCCGGACGCTCGACTTCCCGATCGTCTCGGGCAATGTCTCGCTCTACAACGAGTCCAAGGCGACCGGCGGCGGCTCGGCGATCCTGCCGACCCCCGCGATCGGCGGCGTCGGCCTGCTCAAGGACTGGCAGAAGAACTGCACGATCGGCTTCAAGGGCACCGGCGACATCGTCATCGCGCTCGGCGAGCGTGCCGGTCATCTCGGCCAGTCGATCTGGCTGCGCGAGATCCATGGCCGCGAAGAAGGCCCGCCGCCCGAAGTCGACCTGATGATGGAGCGCCGCGTCGGCGCATTCGTCCGCTCGGCGATTTCGACCGGCTGCATCACCGCATGCCACGACGTCGCCGATGGCGGCCTGGCGGTCGCGCTGGCGGAAATGGCGCTGGCCTCCAACATCGGCGTGATCATCGACCAGCCCCAGCCCTTCGGCATCGCCGGATCGCTGTTCGGCGAAGATCAGGGCCTGTATGTCGTGACCGTCAAGGACGAGGCGCTGGCCGACTTCCTGGTGGCCGCCGACAAGGCGGGGCTGGTCGCCGATCCGATCGGCCGCACGATCGCCAATCGGCTTATCTTCGAGCTGGAAGAAGGCGACTTCTGCGTCTCGATCGCCGACCTGCGCGCTGCGCATGAGGGGTTCTTCCCCGCACTGATGGGCGAAGACGCCGCGTTGGTCTGA
- a CDS encoding bacterioferritin-associated ferredoxin has translation MVVCVCNGIRERDVREAARSGASSACQAYRSLGLAAKCGQCVPFAREIIRDERAAA, from the coding sequence ATGGTCGTTTGCGTTTGCAATGGTATTCGGGAGCGGGACGTACGCGAGGCGGCGCGCAGTGGCGCCAGCAGCGCGTGCCAGGCCTATCGCAGCTTGGGGCTGGCAGCGAAGTGCGGTCAATGCGTGCCCTTCGCCCGCGAGATCATCCGGGACGAACGCGCGGCTGCGTGA
- the der gene encoding ribosome biogenesis GTPase Der: MPLPTVAIIGRPNVGKSTLFNRLVGKRLALVDDQPGVTRDRREGDATLLGMEFRVIDTAGYEDDDVATLPGRMRAQTEAAVQDANVALFVIDSRAGVTPLDEEIARWLRSTDRPIVVMGNKAEGRAGETGIIEAMALGLGDPIPFSAEHGEGVVDLFEALRPYLEREEEPEPEEDPDSPDAILKLAIVGRPNAGKSTLINRLLGQDRLITGPEAGITRDSIAVDWEWTDFEERTRPVRLIDTAGMRKKARVEEKLEKLSVMDTLRAIDFAEVVVLLLDATRGLEVQDLKIADRVLQEGRALIIVMNKWDVAENASSLFNGVKGALDEGLAQVKGVPLLTVSAITGKGLDTMMKVAFETREAWSRRVSTGQLNRWFERAIESNPPPAPGGKRIKPRYVTQNKSRPPSFVLFGTRVDLLPVSYQRYLINSLRKEFDFGAVPVRLTLRAPKNPFDQDRARDRGKE; this comes from the coding sequence ATGCCTCTTCCCACCGTCGCCATTATCGGGCGCCCTAATGTCGGCAAGTCGACGCTGTTCAACCGCCTGGTCGGCAAGCGGCTGGCGTTGGTCGACGATCAGCCCGGCGTGACGCGCGACCGGCGTGAGGGCGATGCCACGCTGCTGGGCATGGAGTTCCGGGTGATCGACACCGCGGGCTATGAGGACGACGATGTGGCGACGCTTCCCGGCCGCATGCGCGCGCAGACCGAAGCGGCGGTGCAGGACGCCAACGTCGCGCTGTTCGTGATCGATTCGCGGGCCGGCGTCACGCCCCTCGACGAGGAAATCGCCCGCTGGTTGCGCAGCACCGACCGCCCGATCGTGGTGATGGGCAACAAGGCCGAGGGCAGAGCGGGCGAGACCGGCATCATCGAGGCGATGGCGCTGGGCCTCGGCGATCCGATCCCCTTCTCCGCGGAGCATGGCGAGGGCGTGGTCGATCTGTTCGAAGCATTGCGGCCTTATCTGGAGCGCGAAGAGGAGCCGGAACCCGAGGAGGATCCCGATTCTCCTGACGCAATCCTGAAGCTCGCGATCGTCGGCCGGCCGAACGCGGGCAAGTCGACGCTGATCAACCGGCTGTTGGGGCAGGATCGGCTGATCACCGGGCCGGAGGCGGGGATCACGCGCGATTCGATTGCCGTTGACTGGGAATGGACCGATTTCGAGGAGCGCACCCGCCCGGTGCGGCTGATCGACACCGCGGGCATGCGCAAAAAGGCGCGGGTCGAGGAGAAGCTCGAAAAGCTGTCGGTCATGGACACGCTGCGCGCGATCGACTTCGCCGAGGTTGTGGTACTGCTGCTCGACGCGACGCGCGGGCTGGAGGTTCAGGACCTGAAGATCGCCGACCGCGTCCTCCAGGAAGGCCGCGCGCTGATCATCGTCATGAACAAGTGGGACGTGGCCGAGAACGCCTCCAGCCTGTTCAACGGAGTGAAGGGTGCGCTGGACGAAGGTCTGGCACAAGTGAAGGGCGTGCCGCTGCTTACGGTGTCGGCGATTACCGGCAAGGGCCTCGACACGATGATGAAGGTCGCGTTCGAGACCCGCGAAGCCTGGTCGCGGCGCGTCTCGACCGGCCAGCTCAACCGCTGGTTCGAGCGCGCGATCGAATCCAATCCGCCCCCCGCACCTGGCGGCAAGCGGATCAAGCCGCGCTATGTCACCCAGAACAAGTCGCGTCCGCCCAGCTTCGTGCTGTTCGGTACGCGTGTCGATCTGTTGCCCGTCAGCTACCAGCGCTACTTGATCAACAGCCTGCGCAAGGAATTCGATTTCGGCGCGGTGCCCGTCCGCCTTACGCTGCGCGCGCCGAAGAACCCCTTCGATCAGGACCGTGCCCGCGACCGCGGCAAGGAGTAA
- a CDS encoding nitroreductase family protein — protein sequence MNDQATLPWQPYAVLSDSERIGRARSFRDAMGSRRSCRAFQDAPVPREVIEAAIQAAASAPNGANRQPWHFVVVSSPEAKCAIRVAAEEEERRFYEGRAGGQWLSALWPLGTGPDKPYLETAPWIIIAFAQRWGGTGEDDQEQNYYVTESVGIACGLLLATLHQAGLATLVHTPNPMRFLNRVCGRPDQEKAVMMIVTGHAAGNARIPRSALEKKPLEQITSWL from the coding sequence ATGAACGACCAGGCGACGCTTCCTTGGCAGCCCTATGCCGTATTGAGTGACTCGGAACGCATCGGCCGCGCCCGCAGCTTTCGCGATGCAATGGGTTCGCGGCGCAGCTGCCGCGCCTTCCAGGACGCGCCGGTACCGCGCGAGGTCATAGAAGCGGCGATCCAGGCCGCTGCCTCCGCTCCCAACGGCGCCAATCGCCAGCCCTGGCATTTCGTCGTGGTATCCTCCCCCGAGGCCAAGTGCGCGATCCGAGTCGCCGCCGAGGAAGAAGAGCGCCGCTTCTATGAGGGCCGCGCCGGCGGCCAGTGGTTGAGCGCGCTGTGGCCGCTCGGCACCGGGCCGGACAAGCCGTATCTGGAAACCGCGCCGTGGATCATCATCGCCTTCGCGCAGCGCTGGGGCGGCACCGGCGAGGACGATCAAGAGCAGAACTATTATGTGACCGAGAGCGTCGGCATCGCCTGCGGTTTGTTGCTCGCGACGCTGCACCAGGCAGGTCTCGCCACGCTGGTGCACACGCCCAACCCGATGCGCTTCCTCAACCGCGTGTGCGGCCGCCCCGACCAGGAAAAGGCGGTGATGATGATCGTCACGGGACATGCCGCCGGGAACGCGCGCATTCCGCGCAGCGCGCTCGAGAAGAAGCCGCTGGAGCAGATCACCAGCTGGCTGTAG
- a CDS encoding tetratricopeptide repeat protein: MALPPSGTTDQTFLREVDEEYRREQAVQIFRRYGLWIIGAVVLALIALAGFLYWQHHNRMAAGTQGEHYDAAVRLAEEGQTDKAVAALNTVAADDDAGYAAMAKIAQGNLLLQKNNAKAAAAKFAEVASEDDYPKPFRDFALVRQTVTEFDTLKPEVVIQRLKPLTDPNSPWLGTAGELVASAYLKTGNRAEAGKLYGQIAQAGDKVPDSLRQRAVQLAGVLGVDAIDQSKETKAR; the protein is encoded by the coding sequence TTGGCGCTTCCCCCTTCCGGTACGACTGACCAGACCTTTCTGCGTGAGGTCGACGAGGAATATCGCCGCGAGCAGGCGGTGCAGATCTTCCGCCGCTATGGTCTGTGGATCATCGGCGCGGTGGTGCTGGCGCTGATCGCGCTGGCGGGCTTCCTGTATTGGCAGCACCACAACCGGATGGCCGCGGGAACGCAGGGCGAGCATTATGACGCCGCGGTGCGCCTGGCCGAGGAAGGCCAGACCGACAAGGCCGTGGCCGCGCTCAACACAGTCGCTGCCGACGACGACGCCGGTTATGCCGCAATGGCGAAGATCGCGCAGGGCAACCTGTTGCTCCAGAAGAACAATGCGAAGGCTGCGGCCGCCAAGTTCGCCGAAGTGGCGAGCGAGGACGACTATCCCAAGCCGTTCCGCGACTTCGCGCTGGTCCGCCAGACCGTCACCGAATTCGATACGCTGAAGCCCGAAGTCGTGATCCAGCGGTTGAAGCCGCTGACCGATCCGAACTCGCCGTGGCTCGGCACCGCCGGGGAACTGGTCGCCTCGGCCTATCTCAAGACCGGCAACCGCGCGGAAGCCGGCAAGCTGTATGGCCAGATCGCCCAGGCGGGCGACAAGGTACCCGATTCGCTTCGTCAACGCGCGGTTCAGCTGGCGGGTGTACTGGGCGTAGACGCCATCGATCAGTCGAAGGAAACCAAGGCTCGATGA
- the bfr gene encoding bacterioferritin produces MKGDAKVVEYLNEVLKNELTAINQYWLHYRLLDHWGVKKLAELERHESIDEMKHADWLAERILFLDGLPNFQLLGRLRIGETVEEVLRADLAVEIEAVAVLRDAIQHAEAVRDYVSRDLFRRILDSEEEHIDTLERQFDMIARMGIENYIQLNSKPEEPHG; encoded by the coding sequence ATGAAGGGTGACGCGAAGGTCGTCGAATATTTGAACGAGGTGCTCAAGAACGAGCTCACGGCGATCAACCAATATTGGCTGCACTACCGCCTGCTCGACCATTGGGGCGTGAAGAAGCTCGCCGAACTCGAGCGCCACGAATCCATCGACGAGATGAAGCACGCCGATTGGCTGGCGGAGCGCATCCTGTTCCTCGACGGCCTTCCCAATTTCCAGCTGCTGGGCCGTCTGCGCATCGGCGAGACGGTCGAGGAAGTCCTCCGCGCCGATCTGGCGGTGGAGATCGAAGCGGTCGCCGTCCTGCGCGACGCGATCCAGCATGCCGAGGCGGTCCGCGACTATGTCAGCCGTGACCTGTTCCGCCGCATCCTCGACAGCGAAGAAGAGCATATCGACACGCTCGAGCGCCAGTTCGACATGATCGCGCGCATGGGGATCGAGAACTACATCCAGCTCAACAGCAAGCCCGAAGAACCGCACGGCTGA
- a CDS encoding PQQ-binding-like beta-propeller repeat protein, translated as MNTKLRVGTALAALALVSGCGVLKGSGKKTPVLGERVPILMAENDIAADASLAGVDVLLPEAAANDAWTQPGGNAAKSMGHLALGESLSRAWSKDVAKPSARERLAASPVIAGNTLYVIDTGGVVHAMAADTGAERWRANTAKDEGNKPARFGGGVSVEGERLFATNGLGDVVALNAADGKEIWRKRPGGPLRGAPTLASGNVYVVTQDNQLFALTQEAGDVSWTGSASIESQGVFGVAAPASAQGTVVAGFSSGELNAYRYENGRSLWSEVLSRTSISTSVSTLSDIDAAPVIDQGRVFAVGQGGRMISIDLASGNRMWEQNIAGISTPWVAGEWVFVVTDAARLICLSRGSGKIRWIADMGQYRNAKKSTGLITWTGPVMAGGKLVLGNSDGKLVFASPKDGSVLSTMDVKAPVTLPPVVANNTLYVLDGKGTLSAYR; from the coding sequence ATGAATACCAAGTTGAGGGTGGGCACCGCCCTGGCGGCGCTCGCGCTGGTCAGCGGCTGCGGCGTCCTGAAGGGTTCCGGCAAGAAGACGCCCGTATTGGGCGAGCGCGTGCCGATCCTGATGGCGGAGAACGACATCGCCGCGGATGCGTCGCTGGCGGGCGTAGACGTGCTGCTGCCAGAGGCGGCGGCGAACGATGCCTGGACGCAGCCTGGTGGCAACGCGGCCAAGTCCATGGGGCATCTCGCGCTCGGTGAGAGCCTGTCGCGCGCCTGGAGCAAGGACGTTGCCAAGCCGAGCGCGCGCGAGCGGCTGGCCGCTTCTCCGGTGATCGCGGGCAACACCCTGTACGTGATCGATACCGGCGGTGTCGTTCATGCGATGGCGGCCGACACCGGCGCCGAGCGCTGGCGGGCGAACACCGCCAAGGACGAGGGCAACAAGCCCGCGCGCTTCGGTGGCGGCGTGAGCGTCGAGGGCGAACGGCTGTTCGCAACCAACGGACTGGGTGACGTCGTCGCGCTGAACGCGGCCGACGGCAAGGAGATCTGGCGCAAGCGCCCCGGCGGTCCTTTGCGTGGTGCGCCGACCCTGGCGAGCGGCAATGTCTATGTGGTGACGCAGGACAACCAGCTGTTCGCGCTGACCCAGGAGGCGGGCGACGTGTCTTGGACCGGGTCCGCCAGTATCGAATCGCAGGGTGTGTTCGGCGTCGCGGCGCCGGCCTCAGCCCAGGGCACCGTGGTCGCAGGCTTCTCCTCGGGCGAGCTCAACGCGTACCGCTACGAGAATGGCCGCTCGCTGTGGTCCGAAGTGCTGTCGCGCACCAGCATCTCGACCTCGGTCTCGACGCTGTCCGATATCGACGCCGCGCCGGTGATCGACCAGGGCCGCGTGTTCGCGGTCGGGCAGGGCGGGCGCATGATCTCGATCGATCTCGCCAGCGGCAACCGCATGTGGGAACAGAACATAGCCGGCATCTCGACCCCCTGGGTCGCGGGCGAGTGGGTGTTCGTGGTGACGGACGCCGCGCGTCTGATCTGCCTGTCGCGCGGGAGCGGCAAGATCCGCTGGATCGCCGACATGGGGCAGTATCGTAACGCCAAGAAGTCCACGGGGCTGATCACCTGGACCGGCCCGGTGATGGCAGGGGGCAAGCTGGTGCTCGGCAATTCGGACGGCAAGCTGGTCTTCGCCTCGCCCAAGGACGGCAGCGTGCTGTCGACCATGGATGTGAAGGCGCCGGTGACGCTGCCGCCAGTCGTCGCCAACAACACGCTGTACGTGCTGGACGGCAAGGGTACGCTGTCGGCGTATCGCTGA
- a CDS encoding acyltransferase family protein, which produces MDRLRALWAALAAPAGHTPWLDGWRGLCILMVLAGHFVPQLARLAPLGVEMFFVLSGMLMAELLVIRRQPLATFVARRGTRVLPLLALYTGVVTLGMAIAALVGGAAVSWQSPMATLLFFSNYLAEPAPLLEHSWSLAVEEHSYLLLVLVAVASRRRAPLAAAIALLLAVAMAINGAARFYDGVPDPVYLFWRSDVRAASVLFAFALRLAIARVPDGQGGAAAALLSPLCLVCAVACMPAGGALTPLRLAGTTLFAGMAVNMIPFAVPAFRRLLSMPVLTRLGTLSFSLYLWQQPLFLATKGDFPAVVAVPILLLLATWSYLRVEAPARRFLNARLPLWGSGARVRGRNWLPHA; this is translated from the coding sequence TTGGACCGGCTCCGGGCCTTGTGGGCCGCGCTTGCGGCGCCCGCGGGCCACACGCCTTGGCTCGACGGCTGGCGCGGGCTGTGCATCCTGATGGTGCTGGCGGGGCATTTCGTGCCGCAGCTCGCACGATTGGCGCCGCTGGGCGTCGAAATGTTCTTCGTCCTCAGCGGCATGCTGATGGCCGAGCTGCTCGTCATTCGCCGCCAGCCGCTCGCAACCTTCGTGGCGCGGCGGGGCACGCGAGTCCTGCCGCTGCTGGCGCTGTATACCGGCGTGGTCACGCTGGGGATGGCCATTGCCGCGCTGGTCGGCGGCGCCGCGGTTTCGTGGCAGAGCCCAATGGCGACGCTGCTGTTCTTCAGCAACTATCTCGCTGAGCCAGCGCCGCTACTCGAGCATAGCTGGTCGCTCGCGGTGGAAGAGCATAGCTACCTGCTGCTTGTGCTGGTCGCGGTTGCTTCCAGGCGACGGGCGCCACTGGCCGCCGCGATCGCCCTATTGCTGGCGGTGGCAATGGCGATCAACGGAGCCGCGCGCTTCTACGACGGCGTACCTGACCCCGTATATCTCTTCTGGCGCTCCGACGTGCGGGCAGCCTCGGTGCTGTTCGCGTTCGCGTTGCGCCTGGCAATCGCACGCGTGCCGGACGGGCAGGGCGGCGCCGCCGCTGCGCTGCTGTCGCCGTTGTGCCTGGTGTGCGCGGTGGCCTGCATGCCTGCGGGAGGTGCGCTGACGCCCCTCCGTTTGGCGGGGACCACGCTGTTCGCCGGGATGGCGGTGAACATGATCCCCTTTGCGGTGCCCGCCTTCCGGCGGCTGCTGTCGATGCCGGTGCTGACTAGGCTGGGGACGCTGTCATTCTCGCTGTACCTTTGGCAGCAGCCCTTGTTCCTGGCGACCAAGGGCGACTTCCCGGCAGTGGTGGCGGTGCCGATACTGCTGCTGTTGGCGACGTGGAGCTATTTGCGGGTGGAGGCCCCGGCACGACGCTTTCTGAACGCCCGGCTGCCGCTGTGGGGCAGCGGCGCACGGGTGCGCGGGCGCAATTGGCTGCCGCATGCCTAG
- a CDS encoding DUF418 domain-containing protein, which translates to MTATPPLSSHAQRFASLDIIRGVAVLGILLLNIVGFAMPGAAYENPRAYGGWHGADLLVWGVNFVLFDGKMRGLFSFLFGASLLLVTQRAEASGRDPARVHYTRMAWLLVFGLAHLWLVWDGDILAHYALIGMIAFPLRRLPTERLVVLGLLLVLAAMAMFALIPLQVWTLEHAAPGIAATPAHIRQLQGFADTFGTPSPQAIARELARYRSGYADILQARFAENATMPLTMLFFYGPETLAYMLLGMASLRSGMLTGTWQRERYRRWLRSCWGVAIPAGCILAGWLIASGFGLLPVTLAGLTLTAPFRLLMILGWICLLQLVLQPGRGLALHLAAAGRMAFTNYLVTSLICTTVFYGYGLGWFGQLSRWQLYPVVFAVWALILLWSKPWLSHFRFGPFEWIWRSLARGALQPIWRTAF; encoded by the coding sequence ATGACGGCGACGCCCCCCCTCTCCTCGCACGCGCAGCGGTTCGCCTCGCTCGACATCATCCGCGGCGTCGCGGTGCTCGGCATCCTGCTGCTCAACATCGTCGGCTTCGCCATGCCAGGCGCGGCGTACGAGAATCCGCGCGCCTATGGCGGGTGGCACGGCGCCGACCTGCTCGTCTGGGGGGTGAACTTCGTCTTGTTCGACGGCAAGATGCGCGGGCTCTTCTCGTTCCTGTTCGGCGCCTCGCTGCTGCTCGTCACGCAGCGGGCGGAGGCGAGCGGGCGCGATCCGGCGCGGGTGCACTATACCCGCATGGCCTGGCTGCTGGTGTTCGGCCTGGCGCATCTCTGGCTGGTATGGGACGGCGACATCCTTGCGCATTACGCCCTGATCGGGATGATCGCCTTTCCGCTGCGCCGGCTACCGACCGAACGGTTGGTCGTGCTGGGGCTGTTGCTGGTCCTCGCGGCCATGGCGATGTTCGCGCTGATCCCGCTGCAGGTGTGGACGCTGGAGCACGCCGCGCCCGGTATTGCCGCGACGCCGGCCCATATCCGCCAGCTCCAGGGCTTCGCCGACACCTTCGGTACTCCGTCTCCCCAGGCGATCGCCCGCGAACTCGCGCGGTACCGCAGCGGCTATGCCGACATCCTCCAGGCTCGGTTCGCCGAAAACGCCACGATGCCGCTTACGATGCTGTTCTTCTACGGCCCGGAAACGCTGGCCTATATGCTGCTCGGCATGGCGTCGCTGCGCAGCGGCATGCTCACCGGCACGTGGCAGCGGGAACGCTATCGGCGGTGGCTGCGGTCGTGCTGGGGCGTTGCGATACCCGCGGGTTGCATCCTGGCCGGCTGGCTGATCGCCAGCGGGTTCGGCTTGCTCCCGGTGACGCTCGCCGGCCTGACGCTCACCGCGCCGTTTCGCCTGCTGATGATCCTGGGCTGGATCTGCCTGCTGCAGCTGGTCCTGCAGCCCGGCCGGGGGCTTGCCCTCCATCTGGCCGCAGCGGGGCGGATGGCGTTCACCAACTATCTCGTCACCAGCCTGATCTGCACCACGGTCTTCTACGGCTATGGCCTGGGCTGGTTCGGGCAGCTCTCGCGCTGGCAGCTTTACCCGGTCGTCTTCGCGGTGTGGGCGCTGATCCTGCTCTGGTCCAAGCCGTGGCTCAGCCATTTCCGATTCGGTCCGTTCGAGTGGATCTGGCGCAGCCTTGCTCGGGGCGCGCTACAACCAATATGGCGAACCGCTTTCTAA
- a CDS encoding Hpt domain-containing protein, whose product MDNDPLVNWAAFGQARAELGVNFVRILGYFREDGVKSVSRIEDAMRAQNAAALVIPAHTLKGEARQFGADPLADLAETIETIARDCVEQHETPTEALEHVVRLRPLFEATLALLERDSNPLAVRRPAAGFGRRPVAG is encoded by the coding sequence ATGGACAATGATCCGCTGGTGAATTGGGCCGCGTTCGGGCAGGCGCGCGCGGAACTCGGCGTCAATTTCGTGCGCATCCTCGGCTATTTCCGCGAGGACGGCGTGAAGTCGGTGTCGCGCATCGAAGACGCCATGCGCGCACAGAATGCCGCAGCGCTGGTGATCCCGGCCCACACGCTGAAGGGCGAGGCCCGCCAGTTCGGCGCGGACCCGCTCGCCGACTTGGCCGAGACCATCGAAACCATCGCTCGCGACTGCGTCGAGCAGCATGAGACCCCTACCGAAGCGCTGGAGCATGTCGTCCGGCTGCGCCCGCTGTTCGAAGCGACCCTGGCGCTGCTCGAGCGCGATTCCAATCCGCTGGCGGTGCGCCGGCCCGCTGCCGGCTTTGGCCGCCGCCCGGTCGCCGGCTGA